Within Candidatus Poribacteria bacterium, the genomic segment TCAAGAATGGGATCTGTATAATCTTCAATAACTTCTTTCATTTCAAATGTCTCAATGTAGACTTTCAGTTTATTTTTTATATAATATACCATGAAGTACTGTTTCTTTCAAATCAAATTCTGTACCTATTGGTGTCCAACTATCTCAGTTCAGGTCCCGGATTCCGATTCCATTTGGTCGGTTCAACGTCGCCTTTACAGACTGGTGCGAGTTCGGCAATACGCGCCCATTCTGTGTCCGACCAAGCGAGGCTCTGCCGGAGTCTACCGATATGTGCCTGCATTTCCGCGGGTAACAACGCAAAAAATGGATGATACCAGAGCGTAATTACGGTCCGCCGTTCATTTGATTGATTGCCATGTGAAGCGTGTAGGAGGCGAGAATCACCGATAACCAAGTCTCCTGCTTTCACGGGTATGTCGATCTCACCCTGAACGCGCTGATACGCCGGATGATCAGGATCCTCCACGCGTTGTAATGACGCTCCATGGGCATTGGGTAGTATATCATGCAGTGGGTGCCGATTCAGATGCGATCCCTTGACCACACGGAGGCACCCGTTATACGGCGTTGTGTCAACCAAATAGTACATGAGGAACAGTTGTTGCGGCAATGCCGTGTAGCTGCACGGGTCGTTCCAACCCCACCAGTCTTGATGCCAAAATAGAGCCGGACTTTGTGGCGGTTTACTGATGACATACCCCGACGACCATTTCGGTCTCAAAAATCCCAAAGCGTCAAGAGCCTGTAATGTCCGTGGGTAAACGACGAGTTCAGCGAACAGTGGATGCATATACACACTAATCATGCTACCAGAGGAGCGATGGGCAGCACGTTCATCTTCCGTTTGTGCATCAAGCAGTTCATCGGTTACTGTCCGAAGTTGCGTAAGCATCTCTTCTTTCAAGACATCCTCAACGACACAGTAACCGTCAGCGATCAATTGATCGTATTTTTCTTTCGGTTTTTCGACTTTCATAACACCAACCTTTGATAATCTCTAATATTCTAACTGGAAGGAACCCAGTGTCTGCTGTTGCTATTACTTTTTCGCCACTACAGAAAATCCATCGTCTTCTGGCTGGAAGTCTTCTATCCGACGTTTCTTGTAGAAATGGTAATCCGTAAATCCTGCCGCTACAAGACAGTCTTTGAGTTCGTCAGAAGAGAGGCACTTAACAAAATAGTCACACTTATACTGTTTCTGTGTTTCTAAATCTATTTTAAGCCAAATGCATTTCGTCCCATCGTTACTTTCGTCATATTCTTGATTTTGCAAGACAAACACGTTTTCTTTAATTTCACTCCAAGTCGCCTGCGGGAATCGCTGTTTTTTGATTGATTGATTTGCATGAACAAAATAGAGCCTACCATCAGGCGTGAGTGCTTTATGGATTCGCTTTAAGAGCGACACCAATCCCTCTTTGGAACGATAAAAAAATGAGCCCTCGAAGAAAATAACAGAAAACTTTTCTTCAAAACGCATTTCATTGTAATCACCAAGAATAAATTCAATTTCTAAATTCTCGGTTTGTGTGATCTTTTGTGCTTCAGCAAGAAAGTTCGGGGACAGGTCCATGCCGACAACATGATAGCCGTGCTGTGCGAATGCGCGCGAATAACTTCCTATGCCGCAACCCGCTTCTAATATTATGTCATTTTTAGATAGCCGTAGCACCTCTTCATAGAAATGGAAGTGTTTTTTTACAAATTCCGGTGCCTCGAAATTGTAACTGGCATGTTCAAGATACCATCCATCATATACCTCATGCCCAAAATCAGTTTTAATCAATTCACAAGGGAGATCGTGCATTTTCTCTCCTAAGATGTGTGTTAGTAAGTTTTTAGTGCGTCAGAAATTTTAGAAAGGTTTACTTGTGACAAACAACTATGGAATACAGTTGAATAGTTAGGTGAAGGACAGCGCAGTCGTTGTGGTGTGCATTTTGCGTTACTGATTAAATCACATTCACAGACAGATGTCAAGCGAATTTCAGTACATTCCCCAAAATTGAAACCATTTCTCCTAAGCCAAATGCTCCTGACCTTGACTTTTTTCCCAGATGTGCTATCATTGCATCTATGGTAATTAAATCAATCAAATTGTAAGCCGATAGGAGGAGAAAATGCCGAACACTGTAAGCCGACAAATTCGCCTTAAGAATCGAATCGTCGGTATGCCCAAAGAAAGTGATTTTGAAATCGTTGAGGCGACGCTCCCTGAACCCACAGCAGGAGAGGTGTTAGTTGAAAACCTTTACACGTCAGTAGACCCGTATATGCGCGGTGGTATGCGGTCGGCTGAACTCGGTAAACCTTTAGAAGGTAGGTGCGCCGGTCGGATAGTGGAATCGAACAGTGACAAGTTTCAAGTTGGAGATTATGTGACGGGTATGCAGGGGTGGCGGGACCACTACGTCGCGTCGGCAGAAAGCGTGACCGCCGTCGATCTGACGATTGCACCGCTCCAGTCGTTTTTGGGTGCTGTCGGTATGCCTGGACGGACCGCCTACTTCGGGTTTCTGGAGATAGGTCAACCCAAGGCAGGGGAAACGGTTTTTGTCTCCGCAGCAGCAGGCGCGGTGGGTTCGATTGTATGCCAGATTGCCAAAATCAAAGAGTGCCGAGTTGTGGCGAGTGCGGGTTCCGACCAGAAAGTCGCATGGCTGCTGGAAACAGCAGGTGTTGACGCGGCTTTTAACTATAAAAATGTTGATGACTTAGAGGCAGAACTCAGAAAACACTGTCCGGATGGACTTGACATCTACTTTGAAAACGTCGGAGGTAGACATCTACAAGCCGCGCTCGCAGTAATGAATATGCACGGACGTATCCCACTGTGCGGTATGATCTCCCAATACAACGATATTGAACCGACCCCAGGTCCGACAAACCTCAGCTCTGCCATCGGTAAACGGATTAGATTACAAGGGTTTATTGTCACTGACTTCATGGAGCGCAACCCTGAATTCTACAGTGATATGCGGCAGTGGATATCCGAAGGCAAGATACAGTGGGAAGAAACAATTGTAGAAGGGTTAGAGAATGCACCAAAGGCGTTCATCGCGCTTTTCACAGGTGTAAAACTCGGTAAGATAGTTGTCAAAGTTTAGCGATTTGTTGAGGGTGCCTTGGCAAAATGGCAGTCAGCGGTCAGCACAGAGATTTCCACTAAACGAGAATTTCTTAACTGATGGCTGATAGCCGATAGCCGATAGCCGTAAAAAAAGGAGTTCATAATGGGAACCAGAACAGCACGTGCTACCGTGATGAGTGGCAAAGATTTTGAAATCCGAGAGTACCCGATCGTTGATCCTGCTCCCGGTACAGTCCTCGTCCGTCAGGAGTTAGGTGGTATTTGTGGTACCGACCTTCACAACTGGGAATTTCAACGTATCAATCACGACATTATCCTTGGACACGAGAACGTCGGTGTGATTGAAACTTTAGGAGAAGGGGTTGAGACAGACTACCTCGGCAACCCGGTGAAAGAGGGGGATAGGATCGCACTTTCTCCAAGCGGGGGGCTCGGCTTCTCTCCGTCGGAAGAAGCACCATATCTGCGCGGCGGTTTCAGTGAGTACATCTACCTTTCAAACCCGTCGACAAATATGTTTATTAAAACCGATCTGCCACCGGAAATTGCTGTGCTCGCGGAACCTGCCTCGTGTGCTGCACACTGTGTGTCACGCGGCAAAATCGAGTTCGGGGACACGGTTGTAATTCAAGGAACCGGTCCCATCGGTTTGCTTGCGCTTAATTGGGCAAGAGTCTCTGGTGCCGGTAGACTGATCGTCGTCGGTGGACCTCCAGGAAGGCTTGAGATGGCGAAGAGGTTAGGCGCGGATCTTACGATTGATATCGCCGAAGTGCCGGATCCGGAAGAACGGAAACGGATTGTCCGAGAAAACACACCACAAGGCAACGGTGCAGATGTCGTCTACGAATGCACTGGTTTCCTCGCCGCTATTCCCGAAGGTTTGGACTATATCAGGCATAGCGGAGCCTATGTTGTATATGGACACTTTGTAGATGTTGGTTCTTTTGATTGTAATCCGAATCAGATGTTAATGCGTAAGAACCTCCGACTGGAAGCCGGGTGGGGATTTGAGAGGAAGCATTTTATCCGTGCTATACCGATGCTTGAGAAACATGCTTCACTCTTTGAAGGTTTTGTCAGCCACGTTCTGCCCTTAGAAGATGTGTCTAAAGGGTTCGACGCGCTGCACGGCAGTTACCACTTGGACGGAAAGGACGCGATTAAGATCGCTGTCGAAGGTGGTGTTGCCTAAAACATCGGACCGTTCACTGAGACATAGGCGCGGTTGAAACCGCGCCTATGACTTTTTCAGGCAATTGCTTCTTCTTCAACATCTTTCAGAAAGACGCGGGCATTGTTCTGCAGAGCTGACCTGTGAACAGCCGCCTCAAAAAGCAATTCGTTCCATGCCGCTTCACCATCTGCAGGAAACGGTGTATCGGCGTGCATTGCCTTAATCACACCATCAGCCATCCGTTTAAACGACTCCGGCATCTCTGGGCTGTCTGCCTCAGCTTCCCAGACTTCCTCTATTTCGGAACTATTCGCTTTTCGGCGGGAGTAAGAGCCTTCCAATCCTTTTGCCTCCGCATAAAATTCATCACCAAGGACCTTAACTCGAAGGGGGTGATCGTCGTAGCCCCA encodes:
- a CDS encoding phytanoyl-CoA dioxygenase family protein; this encodes MKVEKPKEKYDQLIADGYCVVEDVLKEEMLTQLRTVTDELLDAQTEDERAAHRSSGSMISVYMHPLFAELVVYPRTLQALDALGFLRPKWSSGYVISKPPQSPALFWHQDWWGWNDPCSYTALPQQLFLMYYLVDTTPYNGCLRVVKGSHLNRHPLHDILPNAHGASLQRVEDPDHPAYQRVQGEIDIPVKAGDLVIGDSRLLHASHGNQSNERRTVITLWYHPFFALLPAEMQAHIGRLRQSLAWSDTEWARIAELAPVCKGDVEPTKWNRNPGPELR
- a CDS encoding class I SAM-dependent methyltransferase, with protein sequence MHDLPCELIKTDFGHEVYDGWYLEHASYNFEAPEFVKKHFHFYEEVLRLSKNDIILEAGCGIGSYSRAFAQHGYHVVGMDLSPNFLAEAQKITQTENLEIEFILGDYNEMRFEEKFSVIFFEGSFFYRSKEGLVSLLKRIHKALTPDGRLYFVHANQSIKKQRFPQATWSEIKENVFVLQNQEYDESNDGTKCIWLKIDLETQKQYKCDYFVKCLSSDELKDCLVAAGFTDYHFYKKRRIEDFQPEDDGFSVVAKK
- a CDS encoding NADP-dependent oxidoreductase; protein product: MPNTVSRQIRLKNRIVGMPKESDFEIVEATLPEPTAGEVLVENLYTSVDPYMRGGMRSAELGKPLEGRCAGRIVESNSDKFQVGDYVTGMQGWRDHYVASAESVTAVDLTIAPLQSFLGAVGMPGRTAYFGFLEIGQPKAGETVFVSAAAGAVGSIVCQIAKIKECRVVASAGSDQKVAWLLETAGVDAAFNYKNVDDLEAELRKHCPDGLDIYFENVGGRHLQAALAVMNMHGRIPLCGMISQYNDIEPTPGPTNLSSAIGKRIRLQGFIVTDFMERNPEFYSDMRQWISEGKIQWEETIVEGLENAPKAFIALFTGVKLGKIVVKV
- a CDS encoding zinc-binding dehydrogenase, encoding MGTRTARATVMSGKDFEIREYPIVDPAPGTVLVRQELGGICGTDLHNWEFQRINHDIILGHENVGVIETLGEGVETDYLGNPVKEGDRIALSPSGGLGFSPSEEAPYLRGGFSEYIYLSNPSTNMFIKTDLPPEIAVLAEPASCAAHCVSRGKIEFGDTVVIQGTGPIGLLALNWARVSGAGRLIVVGGPPGRLEMAKRLGADLTIDIAEVPDPEERKRIVRENTPQGNGADVVYECTGFLAAIPEGLDYIRHSGAYVVYGHFVDVGSFDCNPNQMLMRKNLRLEAGWGFERKHFIRAIPMLEKHASLFEGFVSHVLPLEDVSKGFDALHGSYHLDGKDAIKIAVEGGVA